Proteins from a genomic interval of Zingiber officinale cultivar Zhangliang chromosome 2A, Zo_v1.1, whole genome shotgun sequence:
- the LOC122043410 gene encoding ribosome biogenesis regulatory protein homolog — translation MESEKFQVDLGNLMAFDPAHHFESIPSSREELTKACLEKGTELVQAIANVLFALPSTEDRDGPIVRLPQPTTKLPREKHFPKPKPPTKWELFAKTKGIKPRKKGKRAFDEQTGAWKRLHGYDRVNDDKDIPIIEAKLTDEPGEDPFSKRKAEKKKRVEKQEKNRLGNLKQAAKAGALPSHIQLAATALPITGTRTDVPRKSSKEELENVAGMAATATASGGKFDRKLPGEKPLKHAGKHRKFLPVVEGKGMSSQEQKQTAKILEQLMSRSSNDILDVKKAVTIFNVKKEKKRKMEKDRERSSTASKLKPKKQSLKKSSKKH, via the exons ATGGAGTCGGAGAAGTTTCAGGTCGACTTGGGAAACCTTATGGCATTTGATCCCGCTCACCATTTCGAATCCATCCCCTCTTCTCG GGAGGAGCTAACCAAGGCGTGTCTAGAGAAAGGCACGGAGCTAGTCCAAGCCATAGCcaatgttctttttgcacttcCATCGACTGAGGATCGTGATGGTCCCATCGTTCGTTTGCCGCAGCCCACAACCAAGCTTCCCAGGGAAAAACAT TTCCCGAAACCCAAGCCTCCTACGAAGTGGGAATTGTTTGCTAAAACGAAAG GTATAAAGCCGCGGAAGAAAGGGAAGCGTGCTTTTGATGAACAAACTGGTGCTTGGAAAAGGCTTCATGGTTATGATCGGGTAAATGATGATAAAGATATACCAATCATCGAGGCCAAATTGACAGATG AGCCAGGAGAAGATCCGTTTAGCAAAAGAAAGGCTGAAAAGAAGAAACGAGTTGAAAAACAAGAGAAGAATCGGTTGGGAAACCTTAAGCAAGCTGCAAAAGCTGGTGCCCTTCCAAG TCACATACAACTGGCTGCAACAGCATTGCCCATAACAGGAACTCGTACAGATGTGCCACGAAAATCGAGCAAAGAAGAACTTGAAAATGTAGCTGGGATGGCAGCAACAGCAACAGCAAGTGGTGGGAAATTTGACCGAAAGCTTCCAGGAGAAAAACCTCTCAAGCATGCTGGGAAGCATCGGAAG TTTCTCCCTGTCGTCGAAGGCAAGGGGATGAGTTCGCAAGAGCAGAAGCAAACAGCCAAAATTCTTGAGCAGCTGATGTCTAGAAGCTCTAATGACATACTCGACGTCAAAAAG GCTGTTACAATCTTCAAcgtgaagaaggaaaagaaacgaAAGATGGAAAAGGATAGAGAGAGATCTTCTACAGCCAGCAAGCTTAAGCCCAAAAAGCAGTCTCTCAAGAAATCATCAAAGAAACACTAA
- the LOC122043409 gene encoding L-type lectin-domain containing receptor kinase SIT2-like encodes MCQSTFLLRRRLLLLLLLLHRRLSAGIATGAEDDFTFNGFRGANLTLDGTATITPGGLLKLTNNTRQMKGHAFYPSPIQFRAPLNGSVVSFSATFAFATILKDRYIGGNGLALVISRSDNFSGALGSQYLGLFNPNNNGNATNHVFAVELDTIYNPDVQDIDDNHVGIDINGVASNVSVPAGYFSDDTGVFQNLSLVGEQVMQAWVEYDAESLQLNVTLARVPMAKPRRPLLSTTIDLSSVFLGSMFIGFSASTGSYQTAHYVLGWSFKINGTARALDYSLLPSLPRTKSNHRSRLLAIGISLTSAGIVLAIAGVVALVVKRRIKYAELLEDWEREYGPHRFSYKDLFDATGGFTEENSLGYGGFGRVYRGILPRAKVEVAVKKVSHESRQGMKEFIAEIVSLGRLRHRNLVRLLGYCRRKGELLLVYDYMPNGSLDKFLYDQFRPSLDWASRFKIIKGVASGLLYLHEDWEQMVIHRDVKASNVMLDGEMKGRLGDFGLARLYDHGSDPQTTHIVGTMGYLAPEMMRTGRASAATDVFAFGTFLLEVACGRRPVDWVADVDELVLLEWVLENWRKGSILQTMDTKLGKEFVAEEVELVLKLGLLCSHPLPAARPTMRRVVEYLDGSSPLPELTATYLSFKKIALLHSRSFKDYMSQYPSSSSVASAPPITGVRQHMT; translated from the coding sequence ATGTGTCAGAGCACTttcctcctccgccgccgcctcctcctcctcctcctgttgctccaccGCCGTCTCTCAGCTGGAATCGCCACCGGCGCTGAAGATGACTTTACCTTCAATGGATTCCGGGGGGCGAACCTCACGCTCGACGGCACCGCCACGATTACTCCCGGCGGCCTCTTGAAGCTCACCAACAACACGAGGCAGATGAAAGGCCACGCCTTCTACCCGTCGCCGATTCAATTCCGAGCTCCCCTTAACGGCTCCGTCGTCTCCTTCTCCGCCACTTTCGCCTTTGCCACGATCCTCAAAGACAGGTACATCGGCGGCAACGGGCTCGCCCTCGTGATCTCCCGCTCCGACAACTTCTCCGGCGCCTTGGGGAGTCAGTACTTGGGCCTCTTCAATCCCAACAACAACGGCAACGCCACCAACCACGTCTTCGCCGTCGAGCTCGACACCATCTACAATCCTGATGTCCAGGATATCGACGACAACCACGTCGGGATCGACATCAACGGCGTGGCGTCCAACGTTTCCGTCCCCGCCGGCTACTTCTCCGACGATACTGGTGTTTTCCAGAACTTGAGCCTTGTCGGCGAGCAAGTCATGCAAGCGTGGGTGGAATATGATGCAGAGAGCTTGCAGCTTAATGTTACCTTGGCTCGAGTTCCAATGGCGAAGCCGAGAAGGCCGCTGTTATCGACGACGATCGATCTTTCGTCGGTGTTCTTGGGTTCCATGTTCATCGGATTCTCTGCTTCCACTGGTTCGTATCAAACTGCTCATTATGTCCTCGGCTGGAGCTTCAAGATCAACGGCACGGCGCGAGCTCTCGACTACTCGTTGCTCCCGTCTCTCCCTCGGACCAAATCCAATCACAGATCCAGGCTTTTGGCGATCGGAATTTCACTGACTTCCGCCGGAATTGTTTTGGCGATCGCCGGCGTCGTGGCGTTGGTGGTGAAACGAAGGATCAAGTACGCGGAGCTTCTGGAGGACTGGGAAAGGGAATACGGCCCTCACCGGTTCTCCTACAAGGACCTGTTCGATGCCACCGGCGGCTTCACAGAGGAAAATTCGCTTGGCTACGGCGGTTTCGGCAGGGTATACCGGGGAATTTTGCCGAGGGCCAAAGTGGAAGTGGCAGTGAAGAAGGTGTCTCACGAGTCAAGGCAGGGGATGAAGGAGTTCATCGCAGAGATCGTTAGCCTCGGCCGTCTCCGGCACCGGAACCTCGTCCGGTTGCTGGGCTACTGCCGGCGAAAGGGGGAGCTCCTCTTGGTCTACGACTACATGCCCAATGGTAGCCTCGACAAGTTTCTGTACGATCAGTTCCGGCCATCTCTCGATTGGGCGTCGAGGTTTAAGATCATCAAAGGCGTGGCGTCAGGCCTGCTCTATCTCCACGAGGACTGGGAGCAGATGGTGATCCACAGGGACGTCAAGGCCAGCAATGTAATGCTCGACGGCGAGATGAAGGGAAGATTAGGCGACTTTGGGTTGGCGAGGCTTTACGACCATGGCTCCGATCCGCAAACCACCCACATAGTTGGAACCATGGGCTACCTCGCGCCGGAGATGATGCGGACAGGGCGGGCATCGGCTGCGACCGACGTGTTCGCCTTCGGGACCTTCCTTTTGGAGGTTGCGTGCGGGCGGAGACCGGTGGATTGGGTCGCCGATGTCGACGAACTCGTGCTGTTGGAATGGGTGCTGGAGAATTGGCGGAAGGGGTCAATACTTCAGACAATGGATACCAAGTTGGGGAAGGAGTTTGTGGCGGAGGAGGTGGAGCTGGTGCTGAAGCTTGGGCTGCTCTGCTCGCATCCGCTGCCCGCGGCGAGGCCAACTATGCGTCGAGTCGTCGAGTATTTGGATGGGAGCTCGCCGCTGCCGGAGCTGACAGCAACTTACTTGAGCTTCAAAAAGATAGCACTGCTGCACAGTAGGAGTTTTAAGGATTATATGTCACAGTATCCATCGTCGTCTTCAGTGGCTTCGGCACCTCCAATCACCGGAGTTCGACAGCACATGACATAA
- the LOC122043408 gene encoding receptor protein-tyrosine kinase CEPR1-like, with protein MVSSFLLPLSFLLLFLLPLAAAAATDSAVAAATDSAAAQFNFLSLLKKSFKGPSMARWDFNRFNDLDSRANYSYCNLPGLGCDSAGDVVLIDLSSWFLAGDFPAGVCSALPALRALRLGYNEIRNGFPGDLTDCSFLEELNLTHARITGGVPDLSPLRSSLLALDLSNNYFTGEFPVAALANLSLLEYVNFNENPGFEVWKLPEAIAGFTNLKVLILSTTSMRGKIPPWIGNMTSLTDLELSGNFLVGNIPATLGRLQKLQLLELYYNKLTGEIPHELGNLTSLIDIDMSDNHLVGSIPASLCGIPGLQVLQVYTNNLTGEIPQVLGNSSALTILSIYGNKLTGELPVDLGRYSNLIVLEVSENLLSGPLPRYVCAQRQLLYILVVRNNFSGELPASYGECNSLLRFRVNDNNLSGRVPESLFGLPHASIIDLGFNSFEGIIAKSIGNSKNLTALFLPNNKISGVLPPEIGLATSLVKIDLSNNLLSGPIPAELGHLTLLNQLSLQGNKFDSSIPESLSSLKSLNVLNLSNNHLTGKIPDSLCELLPNSLDFSNNQLSGPIPFPLIKQGLIDGVAGNPLLCLPFHVNLTDPVFTLCPRRNFRRRLNNMWIVGVSAILAIFVVLLLVKRWLGKKSVLMKQDAFSSSSSFSYDITSFHKLSFEQHEIVESLIEKNIIGHGGSGTVYKIELSNGEWVAVKKLWSRKTKDPVTAKEEQQGSLDRELRTEVETLGSIRHKNIVKLYCCFSGVDSKLLVYEYMPNGNLWDALHQGKSLLEWNTRHKIALGIAQGIAYLHHDLLFPIVHRDIKSSNILLDADFEPKVADFGIAKVLQAGGNRETSTTVIAGTYGYLAPEYAYSFKATTKCDVYSFGVVLMELVTGKKPVEAEFGENRDIIHWVSSKMSTKECIDEVLDKQLAWNPLKEEMIQFLRIAIRCTYSNPSLRPTMNEVIQLLTEAHPCKPDANGPPFKLVEPRHRKG; from the exons ATGGTCTCATCTTTCCTTCTTCCCCTCtcctttctcctcctcttcctcctccctctcgCGGCCGCCGCGGCTACTGACTCTGCGGTCGCCGCGGCTACTGACTCTGCGGCCGCCCAATTCAACTTCCTCTCCCTCCTCAAGAAGTCCTTCAAAGGCCCCTCCATGGCGCGCTGGGACTTCAACCGCTTTAACGACCTTGACTCCCGCGCTAATTATTCCTATTGCAACCTCCCCGGCCTAGGCTGTGACAGCGCTGGTGACGTCGTGTTGATTGACCTGTCCTCGTGGTTTCTCGCCGGCGACTTCCCTGCGGGTGTATGCTCCGCCCTCCCGGCCCTCCGCGCCCTCCGCCTCGGCTACAACGAGATCCGTAACGGGTTTCCCGGCGACCTCACCGACTGCTCCTTCTTGGAGGAGCTCAACCTCACCCACGCCCGCATCACCGGCGGCGTCCCTGATCTGTCCCCTCTCCGGTCTTCCCTCCTAGCTCTCGATCTCTCCAACAATTACTTCACCGGTGAGTTCCCCGTCGCCGCTCTGGCCAACCTCTCCCTCCTCGAGTATGTCAACTTCAACGAGAACCCGGGGTTCGAGGTGTGGAAGCTGCCGGAGGCAATCGCCGGCTTTACGAATCTTAAAGTGTTGATCCTCTCGACGACGAGCATGCGGGGGAAGATCCCGCCGTGGATCGGCAATATGACGTCGCTCACTGACCTCGAGCTCTCTGGGAACTTCCTCGTGGGGAATATTCCGGCGACGTTGGGGAGACTCCAGAAACTCCAGCTGCTGGAGCTCTACTACAACAAGCTCACTGGCGAGATTCCCCACGAGCTCGGAAACTTGACGAGCCTGATCGACATCGACATGTCGGATAATCACTTAGTCGGAAGCATACCGGCAAGCCTCTGCGGCATCCCTGGCCTCCAGGTCCTCCAAGTCTACACCAACAACCTCACTGGAGAAATCCCCCAAGTTCTCGGAAACTCCTCTGCTTTGACGATCCTGTCTATCTACGGCAACAAACTCACCGGCGAGCTTCCAGTCGACCTCGGCCGGTACTCCAACTTGATCGTGTTGGAAGTGTCGGAGAATCTTCTCTCTGGTCCACTCCCACGCTACGTCTGCGCTCAGCGCCAGCTGCTCTACATTCTCGTGGTGAGGAACAACTTCTCCGGCGAACTTCCGGCGAGCTACGGAGAATGTAATTCTCTGCTCCGTTTCCGAGTCAACGACAACAACCTCAGCGGTAGGGTTCCGGAGTCCCTCTTCGGGCTTCCCCACGCCTCCATCATCGACCTCGGATTCAACAGCTTCGAAGGCATCATTGCCAAATCCATCGGCAATTCCAAAAACTTGACTGCGCTTTTCCTGCCGAATAACAAAATCTCCGGCGTCCTCCCGCCGGAGATCGGACTGGCGACAAGTTTAGTCAAGATCGATCTCAGCAACAACCTCCTCTCCGGGCCAATTCCTGCCGAGCTTGGGCATTTAACTTTGCTCAACCAACTTTCTTTACAGGGGAACAAATTCGACTCCTCCATTCCCGAATCCTTGTCCTCGTTGAAATCTCTCAACGTCCTCAACCTCTCCAACAACCACCTCACCGGAAAAATCCCAGACAGCCTCTGCGAGCTTCTTCCAAACTCATTAGATTTCTCCAATAACCAGCTCTCGGGGCCGATCCCGTTCCCTCTCATCAAGCAGGGCCTCATCGACGGGGTGGCCGGGAATCCCCTGCTTTGCTTGCCGTTCCACGTCAACTTGACCGACCCTGTTTTCACGCTCTGCCCTCGGCGGAACTTCCGGCGGCGGCTCAACAACATGTGGATTGTAGGCGTCTCCGCGATTCTTGCTATCTTCGTCGTGCTCCTTCTGGTGAAACGCTGGCTCGGTAAAAAGAGCGTCTTGATGAAACAAGATGCGTTTTCCTCTTCGTCGTCGTTCTCCTATGACATCACTAGCTTCCACAAGCTGAGCTTCGAGCAGCATGAGATAGTCGAATCGCTGATCGAGAAGAACATCATCGGGCACGGTGGGTCGGGGACGGTATACAAGATCGAGCTGAGCAACGGGGAGTGGGTGGCGGTGAAGAAGCTGTGGAGCAGGAAGACGAAGGACCCGGTGACAGCGAAGGAGGAGCAGCAGGGGAGCCTGGACAGGGAGCTGAGGACGGAGGTGGAGACGCTGGGGAGCATCCGCCACAAGAACATCGTGAAGCTCTACTGCTGCTTCTCCGGCGTAGACAGTAAGCTGCTGGTGTACGAGTACATGCCCAACGGCAACCTGTGGGACGCTCTGCACCAGGGGAAGAGCTTATTGGAATGGAACACCAGACACAAGATCGCGCTGGGGATCGCGCAGGGGATCGCCTACCTCCACCACGACCTGCTCTTCCCGATCGTCCACCGAGACATCAAGAGTTCCAACATCCTCCTCGACGCCGATTTCGAGCCCAAGGTGGCGGATTTCGGCATCGCCAAGGTTTTGCAGGCCGGCGGAAACAGGGAGACTTCCACGACGGTTATTGCCGGTACTTACGGTTACTTGGCGCCAG AGTACGCTTATTCGTTCAAAGCTACCACGAAATGCGATGTCTATAGCTTCGGAGTCGTTCTAATGGAGCTGGTTACCGGGAAGAAACCAGTCGAGGCAGAGTTCGGAGAGAACCGCGATATCATCCACTGGGTTTCGAGCAAGATGAGCACCAAGGAATGCATAGACGAGGTGCTAGACAAGCAGCTGGCATGGAACCCCCTCAAGGAGGAAATGATCCAGTTCCTCCGCATCGCCATCCGCTGCACTTACAGCAACCCATCCCTGCGTCCGACGATGAACGAGGTCATCCAGCTCCTCACCGAGGCTCATCCTTGCAAGCCGGACGCAAACGGACCGCCCTTCAAGCTAGTCGAACCTCGTCACCGCAAAGGCTAA